A single region of the Enterobacter cloacae complex sp. R_G8 genome encodes:
- a CDS encoding MFS transporter, with amino-acid sequence MLNRSSSGTRLGRQALLFPLCLVLYEFSTYIGNDMIQPGMLAVVAQYNAGIEWVPTSMTAYLAGGMFLQWLLGPLSDRIGRRPVMLTGVVWFIVTCLATLLAQNIEQFTLLRFLQGVSLCFIGAVGYAAIQESFEEAVCIKITALMANVALIAPLLGPLVGAAWVHVAPWEGMFVLFAVLAAIAFFGLHRAMPETATRLGETLSLKELGRDYKAVLKNGRFVAGALATGFVSLPLLAWIAQSPVIIISGEQLSSYEYGLLQVPIFGALIIGNLVLARLTSRRTVRSLIIMGGWPIAAGLTVAAVATVVSSHAYLWMTAGLSIYAFGIGVANAGLVRLTLFASEMSKGTVSAAMGMLQMLIFTVGIEVSKHAYALGGNGLFSLFNLANGVLWVVLMVMFLKDKRVGNALQP; translated from the coding sequence ATGTTAAACCGTTCTTCTTCTGGGACCCGTCTGGGTCGTCAGGCGTTACTTTTCCCTCTGTGTCTGGTGCTTTACGAGTTCTCTACCTATATCGGCAACGATATGATCCAGCCCGGCATGCTGGCCGTGGTGGCGCAATACAACGCAGGTATTGAATGGGTGCCGACCTCCATGACCGCCTATCTGGCTGGCGGCATGTTTTTACAGTGGCTGTTAGGGCCGCTGTCGGATCGTATTGGCCGCCGTCCGGTGATGCTGACGGGCGTGGTGTGGTTTATCGTGACCTGTCTCGCCACGCTGTTGGCGCAAAACATTGAACAGTTCACCCTGCTGCGTTTCCTGCAGGGGGTCAGTCTGTGCTTTATCGGTGCCGTGGGGTATGCCGCCATTCAGGAGTCCTTCGAGGAGGCGGTGTGTATCAAAATTACCGCGCTGATGGCAAACGTGGCGCTGATTGCTCCGTTGCTGGGGCCGCTGGTGGGCGCCGCGTGGGTGCATGTGGCACCGTGGGAAGGCATGTTTGTCCTGTTTGCCGTGCTGGCCGCCATCGCATTCTTCGGCCTGCACCGCGCAATGCCGGAAACGGCCACCCGACTGGGTGAGACGCTGTCGCTGAAAGAATTGGGACGGGATTATAAAGCGGTGCTGAAAAACGGCCGCTTTGTAGCCGGTGCGCTGGCGACGGGCTTTGTTAGCCTGCCACTGCTGGCGTGGATCGCCCAGTCACCGGTCATTATCATCAGCGGTGAACAGCTCAGCAGCTACGAGTACGGGCTGCTGCAGGTGCCGATTTTTGGCGCACTGATTATCGGTAACCTGGTGCTGGCGCGTCTGACATCACGACGCACGGTGCGCTCGCTCATCATCATGGGCGGCTGGCCGATTGCGGCGGGCCTTACCGTGGCCGCGGTGGCGACGGTGGTATCATCTCATGCCTATCTGTGGATGACGGCGGGGTTGAGTATTTACGCCTTCGGTATTGGTGTGGCGAATGCGGGGCTGGTGCGTCTGACGCTCTTCGCCAGCGAAATGAGTAAAGGCACCGTTTCGGCGGCGATGGGGATGCTGCAGATGCTGATTTTTACCGTCGGGATCGAGGTGAGCAAACACGCTTATGCGCTAGGCGGCAACGGTCTGTTCAGTCTGTTTAACCTCGCCAACGGCGTGCTGTGGGTTGTGCTGATGGTGATGTTCCTGAAAGACAAACGCGTCGGGAACGCCCTGCAGCCATAA
- a CDS encoding phosphatase PAP2 family protein, whose product MTRISPRSELSKLPTNKTKKLYRLPVRFYGYQLLVLIALAVVFTWLSRGETLDKWITGFWYDAATHRFPLQKNPLLDLLNHRLAKYLAIAMAVGALFYGAWKRNARLVTAALLMGLGTLVVGVLKSLSHHSCPWDLVEYGGKAVSYPLFSSAPADSGPGRCFPGGHASSGFMVMGLFFAFWRERPRLAWGFVAFGVVLGLAMGFGQVMRGAHFFSHNLWAGWWVWFSQVAVYGLVSAWFAKE is encoded by the coding sequence ATGACCCGCATATCCCCTCGTTCAGAATTGTCTAAGTTACCGACAAATAAGACAAAAAAACTTTACCGCTTGCCTGTGCGCTTTTATGGTTATCAGCTTTTAGTGCTGATCGCCCTTGCCGTGGTGTTTACCTGGCTCTCTCGCGGCGAAACGCTTGATAAATGGATCACTGGCTTTTGGTATGACGCGGCAACACACCGTTTTCCGCTGCAGAAAAACCCGCTGCTGGATCTGCTGAATCACCGGCTGGCGAAGTACCTCGCCATCGCCATGGCGGTTGGGGCGCTGTTTTACGGTGCCTGGAAGCGCAACGCGAGACTGGTCACAGCCGCACTGCTGATGGGGCTTGGCACGCTGGTGGTTGGCGTGCTGAAAAGCCTGAGCCATCACAGCTGCCCGTGGGATCTGGTGGAGTATGGCGGTAAGGCCGTCTCTTACCCCCTGTTCAGTTCCGCTCCGGCAGACAGCGGTCCTGGCCGCTGCTTCCCCGGCGGCCATGCGTCCAGCGGCTTTATGGTGATGGGTCTGTTCTTTGCCTTCTGGCGCGAGCGTCCGCGTCTCGCCTGGGGCTTTGTGGCCTTCGGTGTGGTGTTAGGTCTGGCGATGGGCTTTGGCCAGGTCATGCGCGGGGCGCATTTTTTCTCTCACAACCTGTGGGCTGGGTGGTGGGTCTGGTTTTCCCAGGTAGCGGTCTACGGCCTCGTTTCTGCCTGGTTTGCTAAAGAGTAA
- the ybjG gene encoding undecaprenyl-diphosphate phosphatase has product MLENLNYQLFYLINATPASPEWMIDLATFLAKDLISIVPVLAAILWLWGPRNQVNAQRQLVIKVAMTLGVSVLVSYVLGLAFPHDRPFVEHVGYTFLHHAPDDSFPSDHGTVIFAFALAFLFWHRLWSGAVLMAIAVAIAWSRVYLGVHWPLDMVGGFLVGLIGCVSAAILWNLFGLALYRGLSSLYRTLFAIPIRKGWIRD; this is encoded by the coding sequence ATGTTAGAGAATCTGAATTACCAGCTGTTTTATCTGATCAACGCCACCCCGGCCTCGCCTGAGTGGATGATCGATCTGGCCACTTTCCTGGCAAAAGATCTGATCAGTATTGTGCCGGTGCTGGCGGCCATCCTCTGGCTGTGGGGACCGCGCAACCAGGTCAACGCGCAGCGTCAGCTGGTGATCAAAGTGGCGATGACGCTCGGGGTCAGCGTGCTGGTCAGCTATGTTCTGGGTCTCGCCTTCCCGCACGATCGTCCTTTTGTCGAACACGTCGGCTATACCTTCCTGCACCACGCGCCGGATGACTCGTTCCCAAGCGATCACGGTACGGTGATCTTTGCTTTTGCGCTGGCCTTCCTGTTCTGGCATCGCCTGTGGTCAGGTGCGGTGCTGATGGCCATTGCGGTCGCCATTGCCTGGTCTCGCGTGTATCTGGGTGTACACTGGCCGCTGGATATGGTTGGCGGCTTCCTGGTGGGGCTGATCGGCTGCGTCAGCGCGGCGATCCTGTGGAACCTCTTCGGGCTGGCGCTGTACCGCGGACTCTCGTCTCTCTATCGCACCCTTTTCGCTATCCCGATCCGCAAAGGCTGGATACGTGACTAA
- the deoR gene encoding DNA-binding transcriptional repressor DeoR, with product METRRDDRIAQLIQALKRSDKLHLKEAATLLGVSEMTIRRDLNSESAPVVLLGGYIVLEPRSASHYLISDQKTRLVEEKRKAARLAASLVQPHQTLFFDCGTTTPWIIEAIDSSIPFTAVCYSLNTFLALQEKPECRVILCGGEFHASNAIFKPLNLQDTLSNLCPDIAFYSAAGVSTRQGATCFNLEELPVKHWALSAAQYHVLVVDHSKFGKVRPARMGELAQFNAIVSDCRPDEEYVTYAKAQQVKLMY from the coding sequence ATGGAAACACGCCGCGATGACCGCATAGCTCAGCTGATACAGGCGCTGAAGCGCAGTGATAAGCTTCATCTTAAGGAAGCCGCTACCCTCCTCGGCGTTTCAGAGATGACCATTCGCCGTGACCTGAACAGCGAGAGCGCGCCCGTCGTGCTGCTGGGCGGCTATATCGTGCTGGAGCCGCGTAGCGCCAGTCATTATCTGATCAGCGATCAAAAGACGCGCCTGGTTGAAGAGAAACGCAAAGCCGCACGCCTGGCGGCCTCTCTGGTACAACCCCACCAGACGCTGTTTTTTGACTGCGGCACCACCACGCCGTGGATAATCGAAGCCATCGACAGCAGTATCCCCTTTACCGCCGTGTGCTACTCGCTGAACACCTTCCTGGCCCTTCAGGAGAAACCCGAGTGCCGGGTGATCCTCTGTGGCGGTGAATTTCACGCCAGTAACGCCATTTTTAAGCCGCTCAATCTTCAGGATACGCTCAGCAATCTGTGCCCGGATATTGCCTTTTACTCCGCGGCGGGCGTCAGTACCCGTCAGGGGGCAACCTGTTTTAACCTGGAAGAGCTGCCGGTAAAACACTGGGCGTTAAGCGCCGCGCAATACCATGTGCTGGTGGTGGATCACAGCAAGTTCGGCAAGGTGCGTCCGGCACGGATGGGCGAGCTGGCACAGTTCAATGCCATCGTCAGCGATTGCCGCCCGGATGAAGAATACGTGACCTACGCGAAGGCGCAGCAGGTGAAGTTGATGTATTGA
- the dacC gene encoding serine-type D-Ala-D-Ala carboxypeptidase, which translates to MTRKMTSLRSLAAGSALLFLFAPTLYAAEQAAPEAPPVDARAWILMDYSSGKVLAEGNADEKLDPASLTKIMTSYVVGQALKAGKIKLDDMVTIGKDAWATGNPALRGSSVMFLKPGDQVSVSDLNKGVIIQSGNDACIALADYVAGSQDSFIGLMNGYAQKLGLTNTTFKTVHGLDAPGQFSTARDMALLGKALIHDVPDEYAIHKEKEFTFNKIRQPNRNRLLWSSNVNVDGMKTGTTAGAGYNLVASATQGDMRLISVVLGTKTDRIRFNESEKLLTWGFRFFETVTPIKPDATFVSQRVWFGDKSEVNLGAGEAGSVTIPRGQLKNLKASYTLTDPQLTAPLKKGQVVGTIDFQLNGKSIEQRPLIVMEAVEEGGFFSRMWDFVMMKFHSWFGSWFS; encoded by the coding sequence ATGACGCGAAAAATGACTTCTCTGCGCAGCCTGGCGGCAGGCTCCGCGCTCCTTTTCCTGTTTGCACCAACTCTCTATGCGGCTGAACAGGCTGCGCCCGAAGCGCCGCCGGTGGATGCGCGTGCCTGGATCCTGATGGATTACTCCAGCGGTAAAGTGCTGGCGGAAGGCAATGCGGATGAGAAACTCGACCCGGCCAGCCTGACCAAAATCATGACCAGCTACGTGGTGGGCCAGGCCTTGAAGGCAGGTAAGATCAAGCTGGACGATATGGTCACTATCGGGAAGGACGCCTGGGCGACCGGTAACCCGGCGCTGCGCGGGTCATCGGTCATGTTCCTGAAACCCGGCGATCAGGTTTCCGTTTCCGATCTGAATAAAGGGGTGATTATCCAGTCCGGCAACGATGCCTGTATCGCCCTGGCAGATTATGTCGCGGGAAGCCAGGACTCGTTTATTGGCCTGATGAACGGCTATGCGCAAAAGCTGGGTCTGACCAATACCACCTTTAAAACCGTCCACGGCCTGGATGCGCCGGGCCAGTTCAGTACTGCGCGCGATATGGCGCTGCTCGGCAAGGCGCTCATCCACGATGTGCCGGACGAATATGCCATCCACAAAGAGAAAGAGTTTACCTTTAATAAAATCCGCCAGCCGAACCGCAACCGTCTGCTGTGGAGCAGCAACGTCAACGTGGACGGGATGAAAACCGGCACCACAGCCGGGGCGGGTTATAACCTGGTGGCCTCCGCGACCCAGGGTGACATGCGTCTGATCTCGGTGGTGCTGGGCACCAAAACCGACCGTATTCGTTTTAACGAGTCAGAAAAACTGCTGACCTGGGGCTTCCGCTTCTTTGAAACCGTGACGCCGATTAAACCGGATGCCACGTTCGTCAGCCAGCGCGTCTGGTTTGGTGACAAGAGTGAGGTGAATCTGGGGGCCGGTGAAGCCGGGTCGGTGACCATTCCACGTGGTCAGCTGAAAAACCTGAAAGCGAGCTATACCCTGACCGATCCGCAGCTCACCGCGCCGCTGAAAAAAGGCCAGGTGGTCGGGACGATTGATTTCCAGTTAAACGGTAAGTCGATTGAACAGCGTCCGCTGATTGTGATGGAAGCGGTCGAAGAGGGCGGCTTCTTCAGCCGGATGTGGGACTTCGTGATGATGAAATTCCATAGCTGGTTTGGCAGCTGGTTTAGTTAA
- a CDS encoding glutathione S-transferase family protein, whose protein sequence is MITLWGRNNSTNVKKVLWTLEELDLPFNQIMAGLQYGVNKDADYLAMNPNGLVPLLRDDETDATLWESNTIVRYLAAQYGQGRLWVENPARRAQGEKWMDWANQTLSPTHRVLLMGLVRTPEAERDYPAIHAAQDACEHLFAMMDDELAKHAWFSGADFGVGDIAVAPFVWNLTNIGLTWMPRPHLDRWRKQLSERPAYRNVVMIPVS, encoded by the coding sequence ATGATTACGCTGTGGGGAAGGAATAATTCGACCAACGTCAAAAAAGTGCTCTGGACGCTGGAGGAGCTGGATTTACCGTTTAACCAGATAATGGCGGGTTTGCAGTATGGGGTTAATAAAGACGCCGACTACCTGGCGATGAACCCGAACGGCCTGGTGCCGCTGCTGCGCGATGATGAGACGGATGCCACGCTGTGGGAATCCAACACCATTGTCCGCTACCTGGCCGCCCAGTATGGGCAAGGCCGTCTGTGGGTAGAAAATCCGGCCCGCCGCGCGCAGGGGGAAAAATGGATGGACTGGGCCAACCAGACGCTCTCCCCCACGCACCGCGTGCTCCTGATGGGGCTGGTCAGAACCCCGGAAGCCGAGCGCGACTATCCCGCCATTCATGCGGCGCAGGACGCCTGTGAACATCTGTTTGCGATGATGGACGATGAGCTGGCGAAGCACGCCTGGTTCTCGGGTGCGGACTTCGGCGTGGGCGATATTGCCGTTGCGCCATTTGTCTGGAACCTGACCAACATCGGTCTGACGTGGATGCCGCGCCCACACCTGGATCGCTGGCGTAAACAGCTGAGCGAACGCCCGGCGTACCGTAACGTGGTGATGATCCCGGTAAGCTGA
- a CDS encoding PQQ-dependent sugar dehydrogenase, with amino-acid sequence MHRSSLIFLPALLFPFSLLAAPDAVKVEVLQSKLEHPWSLAFLPDNKGLLVTLKGGQLKHWQAGKGLSDPITGVPKVWANGQGGLLDVVLAPDFATSRRVWLSYAEAGADGKAGTAVGYGRLSDDLSRLEAFQVVFRQMPKLSTGNHFGGRLVFDGKGYLFIALGENNKRPTAQDLDKLQGKVVRLTEDGKVPPDNPFVNTAGARPEIWSYGIRNPQGMAMNPWSDTLWLNEHGPRGGDEINIPEKGKNYGWPLATHGINYSGLKIPEAKGEHVEGTEKPLFVWKVSPAVSGMAFYDSDVFPQWKNKLFIGALKEKDVIVLSVNGNTVTEDGRILGDRDQRIRDVRVGPDGYLYVLTDETDGQLLKVSPSGR; translated from the coding sequence ATGCACCGATCCTCGCTGATTTTCCTGCCTGCGTTGTTATTTCCATTTTCGCTCCTTGCTGCGCCTGATGCGGTTAAGGTTGAGGTATTGCAGAGCAAACTCGAACACCCCTGGTCGCTGGCGTTCCTGCCGGATAATAAAGGGCTGCTCGTGACGTTGAAGGGCGGCCAGTTGAAACACTGGCAGGCCGGGAAAGGGCTGTCAGACCCGATAACAGGGGTGCCCAAAGTCTGGGCCAACGGACAGGGAGGACTGCTGGACGTGGTGCTGGCGCCGGATTTTGCCACCTCGCGCCGCGTCTGGCTGAGTTACGCCGAGGCAGGCGCTGACGGCAAAGCCGGAACGGCGGTGGGTTACGGGCGCTTAAGCGACGATCTTTCCCGCCTTGAGGCGTTCCAGGTGGTGTTCCGTCAGATGCCGAAACTCTCCACCGGTAACCACTTTGGCGGAAGGCTGGTATTTGATGGCAAAGGCTATCTGTTTATTGCGCTGGGCGAAAACAACAAGCGCCCGACGGCGCAGGATCTGGATAAACTCCAGGGGAAAGTGGTGCGCCTGACGGAGGATGGCAAAGTCCCGCCGGATAACCCCTTTGTAAACACCGCCGGTGCGCGGCCGGAAATCTGGTCTTATGGCATTCGTAACCCGCAAGGGATGGCGATGAACCCGTGGAGCGACACGCTGTGGCTTAACGAACACGGCCCGCGGGGCGGGGATGAGATCAACATCCCGGAGAAAGGGAAAAACTATGGCTGGCCGCTGGCGACCCACGGTATCAACTATAGCGGATTAAAAATTCCTGAGGCGAAAGGTGAACACGTTGAAGGAACCGAAAAACCGCTGTTTGTCTGGAAAGTCTCACCCGCCGTGAGCGGGATGGCGTTTTATGACAGTGACGTGTTCCCGCAGTGGAAAAACAAGCTGTTTATCGGGGCGCTGAAGGAGAAGGACGTGATCGTCCTGAGCGTGAACGGCAACACGGTGACCGAGGACGGGCGGATCCTGGGCGACCGGGATCAGCGTATCCGCGATGTGCGCGTCGGGCCGGACGGCTATCTGTATGTTCTGACCGATGAAACGGACGGGCAGTTGCTGAAAGTCAGCCCGTCCGGGAGGTGA
- the bssR gene encoding biofilm formation regulator BssR, whose amino-acid sequence MSVDRLKRDLLNKLINARIDLAAYLQLRKAKGYMSVSESEHLRDNFFELCNFMREKAPILKAEYAESECIALRRAAEVLSIAGVCLMNGRHDCPTFIAVNAEKLENCLTTLSLCIMCLNEHAKLEQH is encoded by the coding sequence ATGTCCGTTGACAGACTGAAACGCGATCTGCTGAACAAGCTGATCAACGCCCGAATCGACCTTGCCGCATATCTGCAGCTGAGGAAGGCGAAAGGGTATATGTCAGTCAGCGAAAGCGAACATCTGCGTGATAATTTCTTTGAACTTTGCAATTTCATGCGTGAAAAAGCACCCATCCTGAAAGCGGAATACGCAGAAAGCGAATGTATTGCGCTGCGCCGCGCCGCCGAGGTGCTCTCCATTGCCGGGGTTTGTCTGATGAACGGACGCCATGACTGCCCGACTTTTATCGCTGTAAACGCGGAGAAGCTTGAAAACTGCCTGACAACGCTCTCTCTATGCATCATGTGTCTGAACGAGCACGCGAAGCTTGAACAGCACTGA
- the rimO gene encoding 30S ribosomal protein S12 methylthiotransferase RimO codes for MSNVTHPPKIGFVSLGCPKNLVDSERILTELRTEGYDVVPSYDNADMVIVNTCGFIDSAVQESLEAIGEALTENGKVIVTGCLGAKEDQIREVHPKVLEITGPHSYEQVLEHVHHYVPKPKHNPFLSLVPEQGVKLTPRHYAYLKISEGCNHRCTFCIIPSMRGDLVSRPIGDVLAEAKRLADAGVKELLVISQDTSAYGVDVKHRSGFHNGEPVKTSMVGLCEQLAKLGIWTRLHYVYPYPHVDDVIPLMAEGKILPYLDIPLQHASPRILKLMKRPGSVDRQLARIKQWREICPDLTLRSTFIVGFPGETEEDFQMLLDFLKEARLDRVGCFKYSPVEGATANELADQVPEEVKEERWNRFMQLQQQISAERLQEKVGREIMVIIDEVDEEGAIGRSMADAPEIDGAVYLNGETSVKPGDIIRVKVQNADEYDLWGSRV; via the coding sequence ATGAGCAATGTTACGCACCCGCCGAAAATCGGCTTTGTCTCCCTGGGCTGCCCGAAAAACCTGGTGGATTCTGAACGCATCCTGACCGAACTTCGCACCGAGGGCTACGACGTGGTGCCAAGCTACGACAACGCCGACATGGTGATCGTGAACACCTGCGGGTTTATCGACAGCGCGGTTCAGGAATCCCTGGAAGCCATTGGTGAAGCCCTGACGGAAAACGGCAAAGTGATTGTGACCGGCTGCCTGGGCGCAAAAGAAGACCAGATCCGTGAAGTGCACCCGAAGGTGCTGGAGATCACCGGTCCACACAGCTACGAGCAGGTGCTGGAACATGTTCATCACTACGTACCCAAGCCTAAGCACAACCCGTTCCTGAGCCTGGTGCCGGAACAGGGCGTGAAGCTGACACCGCGTCACTACGCTTACCTGAAAATTTCCGAAGGCTGCAACCATCGCTGCACCTTCTGCATTATCCCGTCCATGCGTGGCGATCTGGTGAGCCGCCCAATTGGCGACGTGCTGGCAGAAGCCAAACGTCTGGCGGACGCGGGCGTGAAGGAGCTGCTGGTGATCTCCCAGGACACCTCCGCCTACGGCGTGGATGTGAAGCACCGTTCCGGTTTCCACAACGGCGAACCGGTGAAAACCAGCATGGTCGGCCTGTGCGAACAGCTCGCTAAACTGGGCATCTGGACGCGTCTGCACTACGTCTACCCTTATCCGCACGTTGACGACGTGATCCCGCTGATGGCCGAAGGCAAAATCCTGCCGTACCTGGATATCCCGCTGCAGCACGCCAGCCCGCGTATCCTGAAGCTGATGAAACGCCCTGGCTCCGTTGACCGCCAGCTGGCGCGCATCAAGCAGTGGCGTGAAATCTGCCCGGATCTGACCCTGCGTTCGACCTTCATCGTTGGCTTCCCGGGTGAAACCGAAGAAGACTTCCAGATGCTGCTCGACTTCCTGAAAGAGGCCCGTCTGGACCGCGTGGGCTGCTTCAAGTACAGCCCGGTTGAAGGCGCGACCGCTAACGAACTGGCGGATCAGGTGCCGGAAGAGGTGAAAGAAGAGCGCTGGAACCGCTTCATGCAGCTGCAACAGCAGATCTCTGCTGAACGTCTGCAGGAGAAAGTGGGCCGCGAAATTATGGTCATCATCGACGAAGTTGACGAAGAAGGCGCGATTGGCCGCAGCATGGCGGATGCCCCTGAAATCGACGGCGCGGTGTACCTGAACGGCGAAACCAGCGTCAAGCCGGGTGACATCATTCGCGTGAAAGTGCAAAACGCCGACGAGTACGATCTCTGGGGTAGCCGGGTTTAA
- the gsiD gene encoding glutathione ABC transporter permease GsiD — MRLLNWRRQAIVNAMPGLKPDHIRTPWSEFWRRFRRQPVAMTAGLFVLLLIVVAAIAPWVAPYDAENYFDYDRLNDGPSMMHWFGVDSLGRDIFSRVLMGAQISLAAGVFAVLIGAVIGTVLGLVAGYYEGWWDRIIMRICDVLFAFPGILLAIAVVAIMGSGMANVIIAVAVFSIPAFARLVRGNTLVLKQQTFIESARSMGASDANILFSHILPGTVSSIVVYFTMRIGVSIISAASLSFLGLGAQPPTPEWGAMLNEARADMVIAPHVAIFPSLAIFLTVLAFNLLGDGLRDALDPRIKG; from the coding sequence ATGCGATTGTTGAACTGGCGTCGTCAGGCCATTGTAAACGCTATGCCGGGGCTGAAGCCGGACCATATCCGCACCCCGTGGTCTGAATTCTGGCGGCGCTTTCGTCGCCAGCCTGTCGCCATGACGGCGGGGCTGTTTGTACTGCTGCTGATTGTGGTGGCGGCCATTGCGCCGTGGGTGGCACCGTATGATGCGGAAAACTACTTTGATTACGACCGCCTGAATGACGGACCGTCGATGATGCACTGGTTCGGTGTGGACTCTCTGGGGCGCGATATTTTTAGCCGCGTGCTGATGGGTGCGCAGATATCGCTCGCCGCCGGGGTGTTTGCGGTTCTGATCGGTGCGGTGATTGGCACCGTCCTGGGCCTGGTGGCGGGGTATTACGAAGGCTGGTGGGACCGGATCATTATGCGCATTTGCGACGTGCTGTTTGCCTTTCCCGGCATTTTGCTGGCGATTGCGGTTGTCGCCATTATGGGCAGCGGCATGGCGAACGTCATCATCGCCGTCGCGGTCTTTTCGATCCCGGCGTTTGCCCGCCTGGTGCGCGGCAATACGCTGGTACTGAAGCAGCAGACCTTTATTGAATCCGCCCGCAGTATGGGGGCCAGCGACGCCAACATCCTCTTCAGCCATATTCTGCCGGGGACGGTGTCGTCGATTGTGGTCTATTTCACCATGCGTATCGGCGTGTCGATTATCTCGGCCGCCAGCCTGTCGTTTCTGGGACTAGGCGCACAGCCACCGACGCCGGAGTGGGGCGCGATGCTCAACGAGGCGAGGGCAGATATGGTGATTGCGCCGCATGTGGCGATATTCCCGAGTCTGGCGATTTTCCTGACCGTGCTGGCGTTCAACCTGCTGGGGGATGGGCTGCGCGATGCGCTGGATCCGCGGATTAAGGGGTAG
- the gsiC gene encoding glutathione ABC transporter permease GsiC, whose protein sequence is MLNYVCKRLLGLIPTLLIVAVLVFLFVHMLPGDPARLVAGPEADATVIELVRKQLGLDQPLYIQFIHYMCNVLQGDFGISMVSRRPVSEEIASRFMPTFWLTIASMSWAVVFGLGAGIVAAVWRNRWPDKLGMALAVTGISFPAFALGMLLMQIFSVELGWLPTVGADTWKHYILPSMTLGAAVSAVMARFTRASFVDVLSEDYIRTARAKGVSEKWVILKHGFRNAMIPVVTMMGLQFGFLLGGSIVVEKVFNWPGLGRLLVDSVEMRDYPVIQAEVLLFSLEFILINLVVDVLYAAINPAIRYK, encoded by the coding sequence ATGCTCAATTATGTTTGTAAACGCCTGCTCGGGCTTATCCCGACGCTGCTGATTGTGGCGGTGCTGGTGTTTCTGTTTGTCCATATGCTGCCGGGCGATCCGGCGCGTCTGGTAGCCGGGCCCGAAGCGGATGCCACCGTCATTGAGCTGGTGCGTAAGCAGCTTGGCCTCGACCAGCCGCTGTATATCCAGTTCATCCATTATATGTGCAACGTTCTGCAGGGCGATTTTGGTATCTCAATGGTGTCGCGTCGTCCGGTGTCGGAAGAGATTGCCAGCCGCTTTATGCCCACGTTCTGGTTAACGATAGCCAGCATGAGCTGGGCGGTGGTGTTTGGGCTTGGCGCCGGGATTGTCGCTGCAGTCTGGCGCAACCGCTGGCCGGACAAGCTTGGCATGGCGCTGGCGGTGACCGGGATCTCTTTCCCGGCCTTTGCGCTGGGGATGCTCCTGATGCAGATTTTCTCCGTGGAGCTGGGCTGGTTGCCCACCGTCGGGGCCGACACCTGGAAGCACTACATCCTGCCGTCCATGACGCTGGGCGCGGCCGTTTCGGCGGTGATGGCTCGTTTTACCCGCGCCTCGTTCGTTGACGTGTTGAGTGAGGACTACATCCGCACCGCACGGGCGAAAGGGGTGAGCGAGAAGTGGGTCATCCTCAAACACGGTTTTCGCAACGCGATGATCCCGGTGGTGACCATGATGGGGCTGCAGTTTGGTTTCCTGCTGGGGGGCTCTATCGTGGTGGAAAAGGTCTTCAACTGGCCGGGGCTGGGGCGCCTGCTGGTGGATTCGGTCGAGATGCGCGACTATCCGGTCATTCAGGCGGAAGTCCTGCTCTTCTCGCTGGAGTTTATTCTTATCAATTTAGTGGTGGATGTGCTGTACGCCGCCATTAATCCGGCCATCAGGTATAAGTAA